Proteins from one Mus caroli chromosome 3, CAROLI_EIJ_v1.1, whole genome shotgun sequence genomic window:
- the Lamtor5 gene encoding ragulator complex protein LAMTOR5 — protein sequence MVVAMPFRKERGRGAALNFVPLETPSRRPPRSSHVTEVCSEGGSVLLRGPGLGRTACGMEATLEQHLEDTMKNPSIVGVLCTDSQGLNLGCRGTLSDEHAGVISVLAQQAAKLTSDPTDIPVVCLESDNGNIMIQKHDGITVAVHKMAS from the exons ATGGTGGTAGCTATGCCTTTTCGTAAAGAGCGCGGACGCGGCGCCGCGTTGAATTTCGTCCCTCTGGAGACGCCGTCCAGGCGCCCGCCTCGGTCAAGTCACGTGACCGAGGTTTGCAGTGAAGGAGGAAGTGTTTTGCTGCGGGGTCCTGGGCTGGGGCGGACAGCCTGCGGGATGGAGGCGACTTTGGAGCAGCATTTGGAGGACAC AATGAAGAATCCATCCATTGTTGGAGTCCTATGCACAGATTCACAAGGACTTAATCTGGGCT GCCGTGGTACCCTGTCCGATGAGCATGCTGGAGTGATATCTGTTCTAGCCCAGCAGGCAGCTAAGCTAACCTCTGACCCCACCGACATCCCTGTGGTATGTTTAGAATCAGATAATGG GAACATTATGATCCAGAAACACGATGGCATCACAGTGGCTGTGCACAAAATGGCCTCTTGA